TCGTGCTCCCGCTCTCCGGTTCTCCTGTGAGAGACAGCGTGCGCCGTCAGTATTTCGGTTGCGTCGGATCGATCCGGTCGCTCCACGCGAGGATGCCGCCCTTCAGGTTCTGCACCCGCGTGAAGCCGGCGTCGATCAGCTGCTTCACCGCCTTCGCGCTGCGGCCGCCCATCTTGCAGTGCACGACGATGTCGGGGGCGCCGGCGCCGGAGGGCAGCTCGGCGAGGCGCTTCGGCAGTTCGCCGAGCGGGATCAGCGTCGACCCGGCGATTCTCGAGATCTGGTATTCCGCCGGCTCGCGCACGTCGAGCACGAACACGCGATCGCCGCGATCGAGGCGCGCTTTCAGATCCTCGACGGTCGTTTCGGGCACGGCCGGCGCGGCCTGCGCCGCCGGCGTGATCCCGCAGAACTGGTCGTAGTCGATCAGCGCGCGGATGCTCGGATGCTCGCCGCAGATCGGGCAGTCGGGATCGCGGCGGAGCTTCAGCTCGCGGAAGGCCATGTTGAACGCGTCGTACAGCAGCAGGCGGCCCACCAGGGGGCGTCCGACGCCGAGGATCAGCTTGATCGCCTCGGTCGCCTGGATGGTGCCGATCACGCCGGGCAGCACGCCGAGGACGCCGCCTTCGGCGCAGCTCGGCACCAGGCCGGGAGGCGGCGGCTCGGGGTAGAGGCAGCGGTAACAGGGGCCGCCGGGCGCCGCGAACACGGACGCCTGACCCTCGAAGCGGAAGATGCTCCCGTATGCGTTCGGCTTGCCGAGCAGCACGCACGCGTCGTTCACCAGGTAGCGCGTCGGGAAGTTGTCGGTGCCGTCGAGGATGACGTCGTAATCGCCGAACAGGTCGAGCGCGTTCTTCGACGTCAGCGAGGTTTCGTAGGTGTCGATGCGGATCTCCGGGTTGATCGCGCCGAGCCGGTCGCGCGCCGACTGCAGCTTCGGCCGTCCGACGTCCGCCGTGCCGTGCAGGATCTGCCGCTGCAGGTTGCTGAAGTCGACGGCGTCGAAATCGACGATGCCGAGCCGCCCGATGCCGGCGGCGGCGAGGTAGAGCGCGGCCGGGGAGCCGAGGCCGCCGGCGCCGATGCACAGCACGCTCGCCGCCTTGAGCCGGCGCTGCCCCTCGACGCCAACCTCCGGCATAATCAGGTGGCGGCTGTACCGGCGCATCTCGTCTGCCGTCAGCGACGGCGAGTCGATCGCCTCGCTCACCGGCGCCCCTCCCGCCACCGAAGGGACGATGCTCACGACGTCGCCGGATTTGAGCGGCGTCGCTTCCCGCTGCAGGTAGCGGATGTCGTCGTCGTTGACGTAGACGTTGACGAAGCTGCGGAGCCGTCCTTCCGGCGTGAACAGGTGCGGCCGGAGGTCGCCGAACTTCGCGGTGAGGTCGGCGAGCGCCTCTCCGATCGTGGCGCCGGCCGCTTCGACCGCATCCTGCCTGTTGGTGAAGGCGCGCAGCGGAGTCGGAATGAGAATGCGGGTCATGACTGTGTCTCCTCTTCGAAGCCGGAACGGTCGGCGCGGAGCCGCCAGGAACGCAGCGCGCGCGGCGTGCCGCCGCCGACCGCGACGATCACGTAACTGAAGTTCGGCCAGGCATGGTCGAGGTCGTACTGCGACGGCTCGGCCGGATGATCGGGATGCGAGTGATAGAAGCCGACGAGATCGGCGCCGGCGTCTGCGGCGTGGCGCTCCGCGGTGCGATAGTCCGCCGCGCTGACCCGGAAGCGCCGGCGCGGTCCTTCCTCGGTGACGTTGTCGAGCGGGCGTGCTTCGGCGACGTGGGTGCGGCCGGCGTCCGAGGAGCCGATCAACGCGCCGCAGCACTCGTTCGGATAGGCCGAGGCGCCGTGCGCGCGGATCGTGTCGATCGCGTCCGGCGCGAGCGTGATCCGGTTCGCGTTCATCTCGAGGCGCCCCAGAAATCCTCGGACAAGTAGCGCGTGCCGCCGTCCGGGAAGATGGTGACGATCACCGCGCCGGGGGCGGTGGCCGCGACGCGCAGCGCCGCCGCCAGCGCCGCGCCGCTGGACACGCCCACGAGCAGGCCGTGCTCCCTGGCCAGCCGGCGCGTCATCTCCTGCGCCTCTTCGCTCGACACGCGCAGCGCCTCGCCGGCGAGGGTGTCGTCGTAGATGCCCGGCACGATCGACGACTCCATGTGCTTGAGCCCTTCGATCGCGTGCAGCGGACTGTCCGGCTGCACCGAGAACGTCTCGATCGCCGGGTTCAACTCGCGGAGCCGCCGCACCGTGCCGACGAACGTGCCGCTCGTGCCGAGGCCGGCCACGAAATGCGTGATGCGCCCGCCGGTCTGCCGCCAGATCTCCGGCGCCGTCGTCTCGAAGTGGGCGCGCCAGTTGGCGGGATTGTTGTACTGGTCCGGGTAGAACAGCGACCGATCGGCCTCGTGCCGCCGGCGGGCTTCGCGGATCGCGCCGTCGGAGCCGTCCATCGGGTCGGTGAGAATCACCTCCGCGCCGTAGGCTTGCAGCATGCGCAGGCGCTCGGACGTGACGTTGGCCGGCACGCAGAGGCGCACCCGGTAGCCGAGCGCCGCGCCCAGCATCGCGTAGGCGATGCCGGTGTTGCCCGACGTGGCATCGAGCAATGTCCCGCCGGGCCTCAGCGCGCCCGATCGCTCGCCGGCCGCAATCATCCGCGCCGCGGCGCGATCCTTCACGGATCCGCCCGGGTTGTACCACTCGGCCTTCGCGTAGAGTTCTGCTCCCGGGGCGATGACGGGGTCGAAGCCGGTGAGGCGGATCAGGGGAGTATTGCCGATCAGAGCGAGGATCGAGGGGCGAGGGTCGAGGGGCGAGGGGCGAGGGTCGAGCGTCGAGGGGCGAGGGTCGAGGGCGGCGCGCTTCATCGGGCTCCTCCCACGGCGAGTGCCGATGGCGCGCGAAGCTGCAGGCTCACCGCCACCACGTCGCCGACGACGATCATCCCCGGACGGCCGGCCTCGGCCGGGCCATCGCCGGCGGCGAGCGACGCGATCGACCCGAACCACTCTTCCGCCTCAGCGCGCGACGCGGACAGCAGGACCGCGGCCGGCGTCGATGCGCGCCACCCCCGAGCGATGAGGGCCTGCGCGATCTCGCGCTGCCGGCCGAGCGCCATCAGGAACACGAGAGTCATGGCGGCAGGCGCGATGGCATCGAGCACCGGCTCGTAGCTCGCCGGTGCGTGTCCCGCGATCACGGTGAACGCCCGCGCCGTGCCGCGGTGCGTCACGGGAATGCCCGCGAGCGCCGGCGCGGCGAGCGCCGAACTGATTCCCGGGATCACTTCGTACGGCACGTTCGCGGCTCGCAGCGCGAGCGCCTCTTCGCCGCCGCGGCCGAACACGAACGGGTCGCCTCCCTTCAGCCGCACCACGCGCTGCCCGCGCCGCGCGGCGCGGATCATCAGCGCGTGAATCGTCTCCTGCGCGATCGACGGCCGCCCCGCGCGTTTGCCGACGAAGAACCGGCGCGCCCGGCGCGCGCGCCGCACGATATCCGGATCGACCAGCGCGTCGAACAGCACCAGGTCGGCGCGGCGCAGGCGGGCGAGCGCCGCCCGGGTGAGCAGGCCGGGATCCCCCGGCCCGGCGCCGACGAGGGAAACGAATCCTCGGACGGACGAGGTCATGGATAGAGTCCCTTCAGGGCTTCAATCAATTGCGGGCGGCGTTCGGACATGGGCAGCCCGGTTCGCTTCCATTCGATCCGCAGATCCCGCGCGCAGGCGCTCCAGCGATCGAGGTCGATCGGGAGCAGCGCGTCGATCGCTTCGCGCAGCACCCCGGCCAGAGCGGGCGCGGCGCCGCTGGTGGAGATGGCAATGGTGACGTCCGCCCGCCGGACCACACCGCCGAGATACGCGGACGCGTTCGCCGGATCGTCGACGGCGTTCACGAACAGGCCGCGGCGCTCCGCGTCGCGCGCGACCTCGGCGTTCACCTGCGGCGTGGCGGCGGCGACGACGAACCAGATGCCGTCGAGATCCGGCGCGGCATACGGGCGCGCCTCGACGCGAACGTCCGGGCGTGCCGCGATCGACGCGTGGACCGCGGGCGCGACGACGGTGATGTCCGCGCCGGCGCGCGACAGCGCATCCAGCTTCGACGCGGCGACCGGTCCGCCGCCCACGACGAGGACGCGGCGGCCGGCCAGCTTGAGGAATGTCGGCAATAGATCCATGGCAAAAACACAAAGGCCCGGAAGTCGGTGACTTCCGGGCCTTTGAAAATCGCGGCGTCTGTAAGGGTTACGTTCTAGTCGGTTCCCTCATGCGGCGCACGCACGTCTGCCCGGAAGTCGGTTGCCCGACAACAACAGACGCAGACGCTGACGGCCGGCACGAAACGCATTCGCTTCACTCTGGACCGGACGGCGGTGCTTTGTCAAATGGCAAGCCGCCGCCGCCCGTCCTGTCTCGCGTCAGTCCTTGATCTTGTGCGCCACGTCGTGGATCGCGTCCCCGACCTTACGGCGCGCCTTGCCGAAGCCTTCCTGCACGTTGCCGGCGGCCTGATCGGCGATGCCTTCATCGCGCAGATCCGGATCGTTGGTCGCCTCGCCGACCGATTCCTTGATGTTTCCCTTGAGGCGGTCGACCTTCCCGTTGAGCTCGTCCTTGTTCATGGAACCTCCTGAGCTCATTCCCTTCAAACATCGGTGCGTCAACCGTATCCAACCTCAGCGGAACCCGCATCGCTTCACGAGCGCGGTGAAGCGCGGATCGGCGCGGTACGGATCCCATTTCGGATCGGCCGTCAGAAAGATGAGGTGCACGTCCCGCACCGCGTAGGCGCGTTCGAGCCACGCGAACACGGCGTCACGCTCCCCGAGCCCGGCGTGAATCAGCGCCACCGCATACGGCGGGACGTAGCGGGTCGCCGCCGCGGAGGTCAGCGCGGCGAGCATCTCGCGCGCTTCCGCGGTCCGTCCGAGCCGGGCGAGCAGATGCCCCCTGTTGGACAACGGCTTGCTGTTCCCGCCCGACAGGCGCGCGGCTGCGGCGAATCGCTCGAACGCGAGTTCGGGCTGGCCGAGTTCCGCGTACGCCTGCCCCGCCTCCATGTGCCCGATCCAGAATCCGTCGTCCAGGGTCATCGCCTGCCGCGCATGTTCGACGGCGGCGGAGTAGTGGCGCGCCTGGAAGGCGACCTGCGCCCGGATCGCGTGCACCATCGGATTCAGCGGATCCACGTCGCGGGTGCGCTTCAGTTGCGTCTCCGCTTCCTCGTGCCTGCCCATCTGTGACAGGACATGGCCGAGGCTGACCTGGTTCAGCGCCAGGCCGGGGTCCAGGGCCGCCGCGCGGCGGAAGCCGTCCACGGCTGCCGGCCAGTTCCAGTCGTACATCCAATTCATGTACGCGGCCGCGAACTGCGCCTCTGCCAGATCGCGGTCGGCCGCCATGGCCCGCTGCGCCGCCTGCCGCGCCAGCGGCGCCATGAGGAGCGGATCGGCGTCTCCATTGATCGGACTTGCCGCGTACGCCTCCGCCAGGCCCGCCCACGCCAGCGCATACGTGGGATCGAGCGCGGTGGCCCGCTGCAGGTATTCGAGCGCCTTCGCGGTCGTTGCCGGCGTGCGCTGGTTGATGAAGCCGCGGCCGCGCAGATAGAGGTCGTACGCTTCGGCGTTGCCCGTCTGCCGCCGCGCCAGCGCGTCGAGGCGTTCGGGAGACAGGCGGAGCCGCACCTGCTGGGCGATCGCGGCGCTCAGCTCGCGCTGCAGCGACAGCGCGCTCGCGGCGGAGCGATCGTAGGACTCCGACCAGATCTGGACTTGATCCCGCACGCGGATCAGCTTCGCGGTCACCCGCAACTGGTCCGCTTCGGCGCGCACCGAGCCCTCGACCAGATAGTCGACGCCCAGTTCCTTGCCGATTACCGCCAGCGACTTCGTCCCGCCCTTGTAGGTCATCACCGAGGTGCGGCCGATGACCATCACGTGGGCCGGATCGATCCGTCCCAGCGACGCGATGATCTCCTCGACCAGTCCGTCGGCGAGATAGTCGCGCGCCGGATCGCCGCTGATGTTCACGAACGGCAGTACAGCCAGCGTCTCGGCGGGCGCCGCCGGCGCCGCCCGCTGCCGCCAGAAGGTGATGAGCGCCGCGGCGGCCACGAGGAGGCCGACGGCGGCGAGGCCGAGGACGAGCGGCAGGGTGGAGCGGCGCGGAGCCGGGGCAGCGGCCACCGCCGCAGGAGGGGAGGGGTCGGGACGGACCGGCGCGCCCGGCTGGACCGGCTCCCTCACGAGTTCCACGGGTGCCGCGAACCGGTAGCCCTTGCCGGGGACCGTCTGCACGAACCGCGGCGCCTCGGCGGGATCGCGCAGGGCGATGCGGATCTTGCGGATGGCGGTGTTGATGCCCGTTTCGACGTCGACGAAGACATCCGCGCCCCAGAGTCGATCGATGATGTCCTCGCGGGAGACGAGCTGGCCGCGGCGTTCGAGCAGCAGCATCAGCACCTCCATCGGCTTGCGCTCGAGACGCACGGGGGCGCCTCCCCGGCGCAATTCGTACGCGGCGAAGTCGAGTTCGAAGCTGTCGAAGCGTATGCGTGCTCTGGCGTCGGTGTCGGTCATCGTTCCCGCAGGGCTGTAGAATCTCATAAGACTCGGGCGGTGTATCACTTAGGGCTTCACAAAACCTCCAGACTTCCTTCAGCCCTCCTTTATGGGCGGCGGGGGTCGCGGCGCACGAGGATGCGCCCGGAGGTTCGAATATGACCAGACAGACAGTGGCGCGGTGGTTCGGGGCGGCCGGTGTGTTGTTCGCGTGCGGCGTGGCTGGACTCTCGGCAGTCCCGGACGCGCGTCCGCAGGCTGCGCCCCCGGCGGGTGCTCCCTGCAGCGACCGTACGATTCGCGGCGACTACGGGTTTTCGATCGACGGGACGATCCTCGCCGGTACGCCGAACGCGTTTCTGCTCCGCGGCGTGGCGATGACGCATTTCGACGGCGAGGGGGGCCTCACGCAGGTGGACTTCACCACTCGGAACGGCGCGCCGTTCTCGCCGGACTGGCGCTCGGCGACCGGGACCTACGCGATCAATCCTGACTGCACGGGAACGGCCACGATCGTGCCGTCCGACGGTACGCCGTCCGTTCAGCTCAGGCTCGTCGTCACCGACCACGGCCGCCAGATTCGGACGGTGGTGGTCGGCAACGCATCGGGCAGCGTGGGGATCCGCGCCAACTGAGCCGTAATTCCGGGGCTCGGCCGCTCGGCCGGGCCCCATCCCGCTTGCGTCCCGCCTCCCGGTTTGTTATATTTGCAAGGTTCTGGTCGGCGCTAGGACACCCTATCTAGAGCCGAATCCCAAAACAGGGTCCGTTTCATCGCGGATCCTACGCACGCGTCCGAACGGGCGCGCAACATAAACCGAATAGGGTAAGTCAGTTCCAGGTGCCGGGCCGTATTTGCGGCTCCCTAGGCCTGGAACAATCAACCTTTGAAACGGGGCCACCCCTGTCTGGGGGCATGCACCTTTTTCGATGGGTCTTTTTTTCGACGGAGTACCTGTGCCGACGATCAGCCAGCTTGTGCGCAAGGGACGCGACAAGGTCTTGACCAAGACCAAGAGCCCCGCGCTGCAGAACAGCCCGCAGAAGCGCGGCGTCTGCGTCCGCGTGTTCACGCAGACCCCGAAGAAGCCGAACTCGGCGCTCCGGAAGGTCGCGCGCGTGCGCCTCACGAACGGGATCGAGGTCACCACCTATATCCCGGGCGTCGGCCACAACCTGCAGGAGCACTCGCTGGTGCTGATCCGCGGCGGCCGCGTCAAGGACCTCCCCGGCGTGC
This is a stretch of genomic DNA from Vicinamibacterales bacterium. It encodes these proteins:
- a CDS encoding M67 family metallopeptidase, with the protein product MNANRITLAPDAIDTIRAHGASAYPNECCGALIGSSDAGRTHVAEARPLDNVTEEGPRRRFRVSAADYRTAERHAADAGADLVGFYHSHPDHPAEPSQYDLDHAWPNFSYVIVAVGGGTPRALRSWRLRADRSGFEEETQS
- the rpsL gene encoding 30S ribosomal protein S12: MPTISQLVRKGRDKVLTKTKSPALQNSPQKRGVCVRVFTQTPKKPNSALRKVARVRLTNGIEVTTYIPGVGHNLQEHSLVLIRGGRVKDLPGVRYHVVRGTLDAVGVQGRKQGRSKYGAKRPKS
- a CDS encoding bifunctional precorrin-2 dehydrogenase/sirohydrochlorin ferrochelatase, which gives rise to MDLLPTFLKLAGRRVLVVGGGPVAASKLDALSRAGADITVVAPAVHASIAARPDVRVEARPYAAPDLDGIWFVVAAATPQVNAEVARDAERRGLFVNAVDDPANASAYLGGVVRRADVTIAISTSGAAPALAGVLREAIDALLPIDLDRWSACARDLRIEWKRTGLPMSERRPQLIEALKGLYP
- a CDS encoding cysteine synthase family protein — translated: MKRAALDPRPSTLDPRPSPLDPRPSILALIGNTPLIRLTGFDPVIAPGAELYAKAEWYNPGGSVKDRAAARMIAAGERSGALRPGGTLLDATSGNTGIAYAMLGAALGYRVRLCVPANVTSERLRMLQAYGAEVILTDPMDGSDGAIREARRRHEADRSLFYPDQYNNPANWRAHFETTAPEIWRQTGGRITHFVAGLGTSGTFVGTVRRLRELNPAIETFSVQPDSPLHAIEGLKHMESSIVPGIYDDTLAGEALRVSSEEAQEMTRRLAREHGLLVGVSSGAALAAALRVAATAPGAVIVTIFPDGGTRYLSEDFWGASR
- a CDS encoding CsbD family protein, producing the protein MNKDELNGKVDRLKGNIKESVGEATNDPDLRDEGIADQAAGNVQEGFGKARRKVGDAIHDVAHKIKD
- the cobA gene encoding uroporphyrinogen-III C-methyltransferase; translated protein: MTSSVRGFVSLVGAGPGDPGLLTRAALARLRRADLVLFDALVDPDIVRRARRARRFFVGKRAGRPSIAQETIHALMIRAARRGQRVVRLKGGDPFVFGRGGEEALALRAANVPYEVIPGISSALAAPALAGIPVTHRGTARAFTVIAGHAPASYEPVLDAIAPAAMTLVFLMALGRQREIAQALIARGWRASTPAAVLLSASRAEAEEWFGSIASLAAGDGPAEAGRPGMIVVGDVVAVSLQLRAPSALAVGGAR
- the moeB gene encoding molybdopterin-synthase adenylyltransferase MoeB, coding for MDSPSLTADEMRRYSRHLIMPEVGVEGQRRLKAASVLCIGAGGLGSPAALYLAAAGIGRLGIVDFDAVDFSNLQRQILHGTADVGRPKLQSARDRLGAINPEIRIDTYETSLTSKNALDLFGDYDVILDGTDNFPTRYLVNDACVLLGKPNAYGSIFRFEGQASVFAAPGGPCYRCLYPEPPPPGLVPSCAEGGVLGVLPGVIGTIQATEAIKLILGVGRPLVGRLLLYDAFNMAFRELKLRRDPDCPICGEHPSIRALIDYDQFCGITPAAQAAPAVPETTVEDLKARLDRGDRVFVLDVREPAEYQISRIAGSTLIPLGELPKRLAELPSGAGAPDIVVHCKMGGRSAKAVKQLIDAGFTRVQNLKGGILAWSDRIDPTQPKY
- a CDS encoding winged helix-turn-helix domain-containing protein, translating into MRFYSPAGTMTDTDARARIRFDSFELDFAAYELRRGGAPVRLERKPMEVLMLLLERRGQLVSREDIIDRLWGADVFVDVETGINTAIRKIRIALRDPAEAPRFVQTVPGKGYRFAAPVELVREPVQPGAPVRPDPSPPAAVAAAPAPRRSTLPLVLGLAAVGLLVAAAALITFWRQRAAPAAPAETLAVLPFVNISGDPARDYLADGLVEEIIASLGRIDPAHVMVIGRTSVMTYKGGTKSLAVIGKELGVDYLVEGSVRAEADQLRVTAKLIRVRDQVQIWSESYDRSAASALSLQRELSAAIAQQVRLRLSPERLDALARRQTGNAEAYDLYLRGRGFINQRTPATTAKALEYLQRATALDPTYALAWAGLAEAYAASPINGDADPLLMAPLARQAAQRAMAADRDLAEAQFAAAYMNWMYDWNWPAAVDGFRRAAALDPGLALNQVSLGHVLSQMGRHEEAETQLKRTRDVDPLNPMVHAIRAQVAFQARHYSAAVEHARQAMTLDDGFWIGHMEAGQAYAELGQPELAFERFAAAARLSGGNSKPLSNRGHLLARLGRTAEAREMLAALTSAAATRYVPPYAVALIHAGLGERDAVFAWLERAYAVRDVHLIFLTADPKWDPYRADPRFTALVKRCGFR